The sequence below is a genomic window from Chaetodon trifascialis isolate fChaTrf1 chromosome 18, fChaTrf1.hap1, whole genome shotgun sequence.
AGCTAGTGTAAACCAGATGAGTCCCAGACTcatgcagagagcagcagacacatcCGCCAGATTATAGCGTTTACcttgaacatgaacacacagcgCTGAATCATGTGAGTCGACCTGAAATCAGAATCTcctaaatcacattttcactaacttcacaaaagaaaacaaggaatAAGTTTGAGGTTACACTCGCATGAATTCTAATCCGATATGTATGCCATGTATGCTAAGACTTCCAAAACCTTTTGCAAgatcacaaacacagagaaaccaaACTGAGACATTACAAAGGCAGAGAGCACTCCCCCCTCCAGCACAGCTTGCACAGAAATCTTCAAAAGATGACCAAcctctttttaaataaaagaagtTGACATTGGACTCAGGTAAAAATGGAACTTTAAGTTCTTACGATGGGTCTTGACAATTCAAAGTTTTTGAGGTTGTGCACGTAACAATgcaccacagaaaaaaaaaagctgtgtgaaaacatgaaacttgGGGAAAAAACAACAGGATGAAGGAGTCTTCCAAAAACAGGCTGACGGATAGATGCCTTGAGGTTGACAAGGGGACGCAGCATCAGGTCGGCCATGGTCGGCTTTGATTCCCCCGACTCGCCTTTGAAGGGCCTCACATCAGATGCAACCCCACACCCCtcccttcatccatccatccctctctccaaCCTTCCTTCCTCTTTGCATTCTAAGTGAACAGATTCTGTTTTCTGCTCGACCCCTTGAGGGACCGTGGCCCTCACATCTACCcatcctgagagagagagagacgcaggAAGGCAAAAAAATACCCCAAATCTTTCTGACGTCGAGAACACAGAACCTTGAGAGGGCCGGTGTGAGGATGAAAGGACAGACAGAACCAAGAGCGGGGAGCAACCGTGAGTACGGCCGACTGGGCTCTGACAACCGAAAACAACAGACATAGATGAAAAGGAGGTACCGAATGTTGAAAGGTGGTCATCGCTTCAAAGGAAACATGTATAACGATGTCCTGACTGATGATGCAGTCCAATCGTTTTAAGTTCAACAAGGACAACGTGACATTTATTTTCAGACATTCCTTTATCTTGTAATTAAAAATGCCGATGATTTAGTTTGCATTAGAGTTTTCTTAATCCTGAGACAAAAATGTAATCCCTGTTTTGAACTGCTCAAGACCCAATCTTCATCTTTTGCACCATATGTATAAAGTAAAGTGCAGATTAAATAATTTCATGGGGAGGAAGGCAGAGGATTAAAGAGCAGCATGTATTAAACATGTGCTATAGAGGATCATAGTATtgtaaagaaaaaagcaaaaagtatGCAATATAAGTAATATGTAGCTGCACCCATAAGGTCTCTGTATAAATGCATATAGTATTAGAGTTAGCTTACCTTGTATAAACACCCCTCCAATCATGACTGGAATGAGTTTACAGCACTTGAAGATGACCTGTGTGGGGTAGTTCAAGTAGCCCAGAGAGGTATTGGACAGGCCCATTGTGCCCACTGTTAGAAATGCTATGATCATATAGGTCTTCCCTGGTATCCTGGAGGACAGGGGGACATAAAGCAGTTAAGAAACAGAGAAACGCTTAACTGGTGTGTCACTTCAGAGGACTGAAAGGAATACACTCGTTAAATGTGAATTATAGTATCACAAAAAGATAAGTATACCTTCTGCGTTTGTCCTGTGTGAGCTGAAGCTCCACTAGGCCAAACATGGAGTAGAAGCCAAACTGGACCAGAGTGAGGTACCAACCGAAAGGCTTGAATCCTTCCACGGAAAATATCAGCTCCTGAGCGGAGAGGCAAATATAAAATCACAAAGCAGATAATGATAGTCTCCTGGGGCCCATATTGTGAAATACAAACATTTACACGTCATCTGAGTGTCTTATATGCTGTCTGCACCAGCCTGTTTTCCCAAttacacacacaagaacacagcTACACCTAACAAAGGAGCTAATAATAGCATGGAAACGAGCTTGGGAGGGGCTAAATTAGCCAGAGTTTGTATTTGTACATACAAATCGACACAAAGAGCTCTCACCACTGCCCTCTCCTTTCACTGTGACAAACTTCTATTTATTATGTCAAGTTATTTCActacacatatgtgtgtgtttgcttgaaCGCATCTCTCAAATTACACCTTTCTGCTTGTGCTACCTGAAGGTATCCGTAGATGAGGTAAAAGACGAAGACTCCAGCCACGCAGATGAAGAACTGTGTGGGGGTGCTGAAGCTGCTCAGGTTGATCCCCAGGaccctcagctcctccacagacTTTATGTGGGGTGACATCACCTCCGTGGAGGACGGGATGGAGATCGAAATGTGCTTCCGTGAACTGTTGTAGCCCACCAGCCCATATTTGGCACTCATTGCGTCTGTGGCTGCTGGGGACTGTGGGAACATAAAGAGAGATTTGggaaataatcttttttttttttttccctgctcaAGTGGCAAGCTCAGCCTGGTAGGAATGTTGGTAGCTGTTTGGTAGAAGCTTTGGTAGGAACAGAGAACAACAACTTAAAGGGGCATTACAATGGATCACTCTTGTTGATTGGCATGCAGAGAGATACGCCTTATATGCAGTACTGTAACTAACATTAGGTAAATCACCTGCTATAATAAAGTGTATATACCTGAAAATAAAAGATGGAATTGACAAACTTATGCCAGAGCTAAGCTTTCATCCTCTGGCAATAAGGTAATAATCATGCAGACAGTGTCACCAAGAGGAAGACTTGTTCAACTTGTTGCACCATGGGACTCATGCCAAAAATAGATTATGGGATGACGCCACTTTCTTCACTATTTGAGTGTGCAAATGCCTCTTTGTGTGATGCAAAGATGTAAGCACGGTGAACACCTGCCTGTCAGCCACTGTCACACTGGAAACATCATCAAAAACTTTGGACGTGCACGCACAGACCCTCTGAGCACCTACTTACATAAGACAGACAGGTATTACAGCATATGTCCGGTATTCATCAAAAACCTTTGTTAAGGCATTAAAAGCATTCACAGGCTATTTTGCGTTTCATGAGAAAATATGtctgttgttcttgttctttctaCCTTTTTGTGTTACTGATCACCGCCCTTACATAGACACTAGTTAAACAATTAAACAATGCTGTGCTATGTAGTCTTGAtctaaacaaaataaattaatcCAAGATCCCAAACCGCTACATGACATTCAGCTAAAAATCCACTGAATTGCAGATTTGAAGTAGCTACCTAATATGAAAGTTGGATAAATGTTATGTGGTTCGGAAAAGTGTGAAAGCCAGTGACGTTAGCTAGGCTAAATGAAGCAGCCGGTCGCTAATGACTTAAGTAGCGTTAAGAGCTCATTTGATTAGCTAGCATAGCTTAAGAATCTCAAGACAAGTGGTGATCCCAATAATGTCATCTTATGAGACGATGAATATAAGCGACTTATTTCATCTCCGACTTTGATTTCTTAGACACACAAGCAAGCTACAGTGGCAAGCTCGTTACCTTCCACAACACTTCCGGGTTTCTTTACGTTAGCTTATCCTCTTCTTCAGAGGCGATGCCGATGAAAATCATTTCCCTGGACGCGGCGGCTTCATCTTTCGCACATTCCGAACGTTTTCATATtgtttctttaaaatgacaaacagcaaaaacacgTTGAGAAGCGTGTTAGCCTGCTAAAAGCTGCCTGCACTTGCTGCAGTGGCAGAAGCGGCCAACAACTTCCGCTCCGCTGTGACCTACGAACTGCGCTGCTATTGGTGTACATGGCCACGCGCTGTAGCAGGTGAATCCATAgactcagttcagttcagtaagtaggaaaagaagaagaagaagaagaagtaggagaggaagaagaagaagacgaaaaCATAATAATATGGGCTCTACTACACACCGCAATTTGatcataaaaatgttgaattaaatTTACCTTCGTCATGAAAAGCGGAAGAGGACGTTAAGAAAATGAGTCCAGGCTTTCAGTTTAAGTTAAACGGCGCAGGCTGCATGTCTTACCTGTGCTGAGGAATCCATCTTGACTTACACGGTGAGTTTGCTGCCTCCTGTCACCTAAACGGTGTACATGTGTGTTCAACTCATGCGAGTTTTGTTTGCTCGGCAAGTTTCGCAACATAGTTCCCTCCTGTGATCGGCATCTTCAAGCGTGTTTTCCACCCTAGTTTATGGATCATATCCTATATCAGCAGCCAGGTGATATTAAAGAAGGTCAGACTGGCTGTATATAATTATGGTATATAGTGTGTTTTATACCAATGCAACAGTAGTCTGCAGATTAAGAGCTGACAGTTTGTAGATGTACTGTTATACATTAACTCaacaaaacatataaaatgAGCTCCCTCTCCACCAGCTACAACATTGAAATACTTCTTACATGTTCATGAATCTTTAACATTGACTATATATATCAAATATAAGACTGGAAGTGACCGTTCTGTTacactttaagtacattttctgtTAATATATCTGCACAGGTACaaatttgaatgcaggactttgacttgtcatggaatattttttacattgtggtattgctacATGCTGTTCAGTAAAGAATCTGATTCTTGCACCTCGTGTAATCACAGCCATGGTAATGGTAGCCTGTAATAAAGTGTAAGAACAGTTAAATAGCGCACCAAATTGATATCGTGATTATCATGTTCAAGTGTCATCCTGTTGTATTTCAGTaaacactgcagagcagcttcatCCCTGCAATTTCTCCCCCAGCCTCTGCCTCCATGTCGTTCCCCCGATTCTTCCAGAGTCCCCCTTCTTCCTGCTTTTCCTAGCTGTCTTTCCCatcaaccctcctcctcctcctcctcctcctcctcctcccgttTGCAGTCATGTCCATATatgcttctctctctctaaatcCTTATTGGATTATTCCCTACTCTCCAGTTTTCTGTTCTGGCTCTGTCTCTCGGCCATCTCatatctctgtctcttcctctttggCTTCCTGTAGCATAAGGCATGAAACTCTCCTCTGCCCCTTcattccttccctccctcttctaGCCTTCCTTTCTCCCTGCTGTCCAATCTCAAATCTCCCCCTCTGCTtgccttctttttctccctctccctctctctccctgtcctctTTCCCCAGCCAGAGGTTAATACACTCCAGGATGGCATTATTTCCTCCCCGGCCCTCTGACAATATAAAAATTCAGAATGGACAGCTCAATCCCTCTTCCATCTCAGATTTGATTGTAATGGTATTGCCTCCTGTCCCTGGGAGGCCCCTGCCGCCTCGCCAACCCGGCCTTTATGACACTAAATGGCCGGGCTACAATTTTTCCATCTATTCAAAAAATTCTGTTAATAACTCATTTGGAATGAGACGTCTGCACTGCCTGGGCCGTCTGCAGCCAGGTCTCTCACCCCTCTGCTCATAAGGGTCACAATATACAGAAAAAGATGCAGGGCTGAATCGCAAATGTAAAAGGTTAATTAATCTCTCTGAATTTACAATCCCCTTCCCCCCAGTCCCCTTGCACTCCAATTGACAGTCccaaagagacaaaaatgtcatatttacaACCTGGCATGGAGAAAGCGCACGGCGGTTGAGCGCAGGCGCGGGCCCGTCCGACCACTTTCCCCTTCTCCCCTGTCCAACTTTACAAGTGTGCCCATTCATCACATGTGATGGATTTATGTAATAAAACCCATTTCCTTCTCCCATACGATCctattaaataataaaataattatttattgattattcaAAAAGGTACATATGCGCGGGTAATGGCTTTGTACCACACCACTGGACCTGCAATAAATAAAGCAGGCAGCGAGAAGGcttgagagagacagagaggaataaagtggagggagagagagagagggagggagaaatgaAGGGGAATGAAATGACTTTTGAACCAGTGAAATCTGGATCCAATATGGCCTCTTGCAGCGCGGATCAGCATGGACATTATTCAATCTTCAGGAGGCTCTTATGGGAGCGTGACCTGTGAGTGGTTTTGATGTACTATATGGACCACAGAAATTAAAATGGACAACTGGGTGAGCGTCCTGAGTTCTCAGAGTGGAACATTTGTTGGATTGACACTGGTCTTCCTAAAACCACAACATCTGCTGTTATGAAGAAATAGATGATCTACATCCTCTTTTGTTCAAAACGGGATAATAGATGTTTACACTGAACACCTACTTTAGCATGTTTCAGTCACCGTCTCCGTTCCCTCTTCATTAAATCTCATTCAAACTCTGGCCAGTGCAGAGGTGAGGCTCAGGAAGTGCTCACAGTGCTTATTTTAATCATTAACAGGCAtctaaaatgtttgttttggagCTTTTTGTTTCAAAGCAGGACTTCACGGCTTTTGTAAACTGTCCAGCAAGACACTGATGCTAACGTTTCTGTTTTTACGTCTTTAATCTCTTTTCCTAAAAGATACAGATCCACACATATAAACACCCACT
It includes:
- the slc35b3 gene encoding adenosine 3'-phospho 5'-phosphosulfate transporter 2; this translates as MSAKYGLVGYNSSRKHISISIPSSTEVMSPHIKSVEELRVLGINLSSFSTPTQFFICVAGVFVFYLIYGYLQELIFSVEGFKPFGWYLTLVQFGFYSMFGLVELQLTQDKRRRIPGKTYMIIAFLTVGTMGLSNTSLGYLNYPTQVIFKCCKLIPVMIGGVFIQGKRYNLADVSAALCMSLGLIWFTLADSKVAPNFNVTGVLLISLALCADAAIGNVQEKAMKLHNGSNSEMVLYSYSIGFVYILTGLLCVGGLGPAVAFCSEHPVKTYGYAFFFSLTGYFGISFVLALIKLFGALVAVTVTTGRKAMTIVLSFMFFAKPFTFQYIWGGLLVVFGIFLNVYSKNKDKMKLPSIKDLRSLLLTTRKVRFLSQNV